One window of the Colias croceus chromosome 5, ilColCroc2.1 genome contains the following:
- the LOC123691929 gene encoding calumenin-B, with product MLTTLYISLAITAVFAGVPNPEDTKRMMDHLSDAEHYRNEHHNKQFDHDAFLGEDQAKTFDQLPPEESKRRLGMIVDEIDSDKDGYVTPVELKDWIRYTQKRYIEEDVERHWKQHNPENTDVVTWEAYRKNVYGFMDEMSPNELKANTEGFTYSNLLKRDRRRWHYADADQDDALNRTEFASFLHPEDHTGMRDVVVLETLEDIDKDKDGKVSLEEYIGDMYKPEEGESVDDEPDWVKQEREQFTGYRDLNKDGFMDEHEVKDWIAPPEFDHAEAEAKHLVFEADSDADEKLTKEEILDKYDLFVGSQATDFGEALARHDEF from the exons ATGCTGACAACACTATACATATCACTGGCCATAACGGCAGTATTTGCCGGAGTCCCAAATCCAGAGGACACAAAGAGGATGATGGACCACCTCTCTGATGCAGAGCATTATAGGAACGAGCACCACAATAAGCAGTTTGACCATGATGCCTTCCTTGGTGAGGATCAGGCAAAGACGTTCGACCAGCTACCTCCTGAAGAGAGTAAAAGAAGATTGGG GATGATCGTTGACGAAATCGACTCTGACAAAGATGGTTACGTGACGCCGGTAGAGTTGAAGGACTGGATTAGGTATACCCAGAAGAGGTATATAGAGGAAGATGTGGAACGTCATTGGAAACAGCATAATCCGGAGAACACTGATGTTGTTACGTGGGAG GCGTACAGGAAAAATGTGTACGGATTCATGGATGAAATGAGTCCAAATGAATTGAAAGCCAACACCGAAGGTTTCACATACAGCAACCTGTTGAAAAGGGATCGCAGGAGGTGGCATTATGCTG ACGCTGATCAAGATGACGCACTGAACAGAACAGAATTCGCATCGTTCCTTCACCCAGAAGACCACACTGGCATGCGAGATGTAGTTGTTCTTGAGACTCTGGAGGATATTGACAAGGATAag GACGGCAAGGTATCTCTAGAAGAGTACATCGGAGACATGTACAAGCCAGAGGAAGGCGAGAGCGTTGATGATGAACCAGACTGGGTGAAACAAGAGCGTGAACAGTTCACTGGATATCG GGACTTAAACAAAGACGGCTTCATGGACGAGCACGAAGTAAAAGACTGGATCGCACCGCCAGAATTCGATCACGCGGAAGCTGAAGCGAAGCATTTAGTGTTCGAAGCGGATTCAGACGCTGACGAGAAACTCACCAAAGAGGAAATATTAGACAAATACGACCTCTTTGTCGGTTCTCAAGCCACGGACTTTGGTGAAGCGCTCGCGAGACACGACgagttttaa